Proteins encoded together in one Microbacterium sp. ABRD28 window:
- the erm gene encoding 23S ribosomal RNA methyltransferase Erm produces MPRSQHGGRHELGQNFLIHTPSIDRIDSLVRGTRGSILEIGAGDGALTRRLAATGRRLTAIDIDEHRAHRLAGSLPGVTVRQADALRHPFREPVIVGNIPFHLTTPILRRLLRETRWTDAVLVTQWEVARKRAGVGGQTMMTAQSGPWFTFGLHGRIPRSGFTPAPTVDGGILTITRRDDPLLPGTARRSYERFVAAVFSGRGRGLDHIVAGAARIERRIARCALARADVERAALPRDLTARQWVALWTALAGSEKRAD; encoded by the coding sequence ATGCCTCGTTCTCAGCACGGCGGCCGACACGAACTCGGCCAGAACTTCCTCATCCATACACCGTCGATCGACCGGATCGACAGTCTCGTCCGCGGCACGCGGGGTTCGATCCTCGAGATCGGTGCCGGTGACGGCGCCCTGACGCGGCGGCTCGCGGCGACGGGGCGTCGACTGACGGCCATCGACATCGACGAGCACCGGGCACACCGTCTGGCAGGGTCCCTGCCCGGTGTCACGGTTCGACAGGCCGACGCCCTGCGTCATCCGTTTCGGGAGCCGGTGATCGTCGGCAACATCCCGTTCCACCTCACCACCCCGATCCTTCGCCGCCTGCTCCGCGAAACGCGATGGACAGACGCGGTGCTCGTGACGCAGTGGGAGGTGGCACGAAAACGAGCGGGTGTCGGCGGCCAGACGATGATGACCGCGCAGAGCGGGCCGTGGTTCACGTTCGGCCTCCACGGCAGAATCCCGCGGTCGGGATTCACCCCCGCACCGACCGTCGACGGCGGCATCCTCACCATCACTCGTCGCGACGACCCCTTGCTCCCCGGCACGGCACGTCGAAGCTACGAGAGGTTCGTGGCGGCGGTGTTCTCCGGGAGAGGACGCGGTCTCGACCACATCGTCGCGGGCGCCGCGCGGATCGAGCGCAGAATCGCGCGGTGCGCGCTCGCGCGTGCGGACGTAGAGCGGGCGGCGCTCCCGAGAGATCTGACGGCGCGGCAGTGGGTCGCGCTGTGGACGGCGCTGGCGGGGAGCGAGAAAAGGGCGGACTGA
- a CDS encoding acyl-CoA desaturase, producing MTEADVMSTGSSARVRGTGISDFTALSARIRGAGLLRRRYGYYWSKLVLLPLTLAAAVAAFIVVGDSWWQLFTAVVFAVIFTQIAFLGHDAAHRQIFVSGRWNDWTSLVIGDLLVGMSYGWWRHKHTRHHANPNKIGSDPDIELPVISFTPEQVQRRRGPVSRWLVSHQGAFFFPVLLLEGISLHASGLARVLRREPVERRWVEILFLAIRIGGFLALVFLVLSPGIAVVFLVVQLGVFGVYMGASFAPNHKGMPLVPAGLKLDFLHRQVLMSRNIRGGRFVDTFMGGLNYQIEHHLFPSMPRPHLRHAAPIVRAYCLRLGIPYTETGLLASYTIVVRYINRVGLGERDPFDCPLVAQRRSL from the coding sequence ATGACTGAAGCCGACGTCATGTCGACGGGCTCGTCCGCCCGGGTGCGCGGCACCGGGATCAGCGACTTCACCGCACTTTCCGCGCGCATCCGCGGCGCCGGACTGCTGCGACGACGGTACGGCTACTACTGGTCAAAGCTCGTGCTCCTGCCGCTGACGTTGGCCGCCGCAGTGGCTGCGTTCATCGTCGTCGGCGACAGCTGGTGGCAACTGTTCACCGCCGTCGTGTTCGCTGTCATCTTCACCCAGATCGCCTTCCTCGGTCATGACGCCGCTCATCGACAGATCTTCGTCTCAGGCAGGTGGAACGACTGGACGAGCCTGGTGATCGGCGACCTGCTGGTGGGGATGAGCTACGGGTGGTGGCGACACAAACACACCCGACACCACGCCAACCCCAACAAGATCGGCTCGGATCCCGACATCGAACTGCCGGTGATCTCCTTCACGCCCGAACAGGTGCAACGGCGCCGCGGACCGGTTTCGAGATGGTTGGTGAGCCACCAGGGAGCATTCTTCTTCCCCGTGCTGCTGCTCGAGGGGATCTCTCTTCATGCGTCGGGGCTCGCGCGAGTGCTGAGGCGCGAGCCCGTCGAGCGCCGCTGGGTCGAGATCCTCTTCCTCGCGATCCGGATCGGTGGATTCCTCGCGCTGGTGTTCTTGGTCCTCTCACCCGGCATCGCCGTGGTGTTCCTGGTCGTGCAGCTCGGCGTGTTCGGGGTGTACATGGGCGCGTCGTTCGCGCCCAACCACAAAGGGATGCCGCTCGTGCCCGCCGGGCTCAAGCTCGACTTCCTCCATCGCCAGGTGCTCATGAGCCGCAACATCCGTGGCGGTCGCTTCGTCGACACGTTCATGGGGGGCCTGAACTATCAGATCGAGCATCATCTCTTCCCCTCGATGCCGCGCCCGCACCTTCGCCACGCGGCACCGATCGTCCGCGCTTACTGTCTCCGGCTCGGCATCCCCTACACCGAGACGGGTCTGCTCGCGTCGTACACGATCGTGGTGCGCTACATCAACCGCGTCGGCCTCGGCGAACGAGACCCCTTCGACTGCCCGCTCGTCGCTCAGCGCCGGAGCCTGTGA
- a CDS encoding GAF and ANTAR domain-containing protein, whose product MATSPRQGPESDTFDAAVARLTAATHPGDDLCAPFVGVTGVAGAALSTLGRPLGSQTVCASNAVAARIDEIQIDLGEGPCWEALSTRHPVLESDIQRGGGSNWPAAREAFRSLRIGALFAFPMHVGDLSVGSVDLFSHTARPLAPALVEDVSVLASIAAHQVLRRVLQDLDSADEGMSEGPYSRREMHQASGMIAAQLRIGVDDALVVLRAHAFSSGRTVRAVAVDVIARRITFDNPPRDLQS is encoded by the coding sequence ATGGCCACCTCACCACGGCAGGGGCCGGAATCGGATACTTTCGATGCCGCCGTTGCGCGCCTGACCGCCGCCACGCATCCCGGCGACGACCTCTGCGCCCCCTTCGTCGGCGTCACCGGCGTCGCGGGGGCGGCGCTGTCGACGCTCGGTCGACCGCTCGGCAGCCAGACGGTGTGCGCGAGCAATGCCGTCGCGGCCCGGATCGATGAGATCCAGATCGACCTCGGCGAGGGCCCCTGCTGGGAAGCGCTGAGCACGCGGCATCCGGTACTCGAATCCGATATCCAGCGCGGCGGAGGATCGAACTGGCCCGCCGCCCGAGAGGCGTTCCGATCGCTGCGGATCGGCGCGCTCTTCGCATTTCCCATGCATGTGGGCGATCTCAGCGTCGGTTCGGTCGACCTCTTCTCGCATACGGCTCGGCCGCTGGCCCCCGCCCTGGTCGAAGACGTTTCGGTCTTGGCGTCCATCGCGGCCCATCAGGTCCTCCGACGCGTGCTGCAGGACCTGGACAGCGCTGACGAGGGGATGTCGGAGGGCCCTTACTCGCGTCGCGAGATGCATCAGGCGTCCGGCATGATCGCCGCGCAACTGCGGATCGGTGTCGACGACGCGCTGGTGGTGCTCCGCGCCCACGCGTTCTCCTCGGGGCGCACGGTCCGCGCCGTCGCCGTCGACGTGATCGCCCGCCGCATCACCTTCGACAACCCACCCCGAGACCTACAATCCTGA
- a CDS encoding MFS transporter — protein sequence MTITPSLPVRTAASRRTGPVIALLLISAFVVVLNETAMGVSIPRIMSEFSVSAASAQWLTTAFMLTMAVVIPTTGVLLRRLPLRRNFLTAMGVFTLGTLVAATAPTFDVLLVARVVQALGTAIMLPLLFTTVMLLVAPERRGRTMGLVTIVTAAAPALGPTFSGLLVSTSGWRSVFVAVLPIAAIALIAGAIWLRTVTPTAPARFDLGSLVLSAVGFSGLIYGLASIGERAGGEGGMPVWIPLMVGTLALAGLVWRQFALRDTDRVLLDPRVFSSLPFTLSTAAIVVVSIALFGSVILLPLFIQGVLGEPAYVAGLMLLPGGILSGVLAPSGAAGTALFITLFSVAVSSATSDDRLAALAGGVATAFGFGAAISVVGVVLTVFLRTPARPAR from the coding sequence ATGACCATCACCCCTTCCCTTCCCGTCCGCACCGCAGCATCCCGCCGCACCGGGCCCGTGATCGCGCTGCTGCTGATCTCGGCTTTCGTCGTCGTCCTCAACGAGACGGCGATGGGGGTCTCGATTCCGCGCATCATGAGCGAATTCAGCGTCTCCGCCGCCTCGGCGCAGTGGCTGACGACCGCCTTCATGCTGACGATGGCAGTCGTCATCCCGACGACCGGTGTGCTTCTGCGGCGGCTCCCGCTCCGTCGCAACTTCCTGACGGCAATGGGGGTGTTCACCCTCGGCACTCTCGTCGCCGCGACCGCACCCACCTTCGACGTGCTGCTGGTTGCTCGCGTCGTGCAGGCGCTGGGAACAGCAATCATGCTGCCGCTGCTGTTCACCACGGTGATGCTGCTGGTAGCACCCGAGCGCCGCGGCCGCACGATGGGCCTCGTCACGATCGTCACCGCCGCTGCCCCCGCACTCGGCCCGACGTTCTCTGGCCTTCTCGTGTCGACATCCGGATGGCGGTCGGTGTTCGTCGCGGTGCTTCCGATCGCGGCGATCGCACTCATCGCGGGCGCGATCTGGCTTCGGACGGTGACGCCCACTGCACCCGCGCGCTTCGATCTCGGCTCACTTGTACTGTCGGCGGTCGGCTTCTCGGGGCTCATCTACGGTCTCGCGAGCATCGGCGAGCGCGCGGGAGGCGAGGGTGGGATGCCGGTGTGGATCCCCCTCATGGTGGGCACGCTCGCGCTGGCGGGACTGGTCTGGCGGCAGTTCGCGCTTCGAGACACCGATCGCGTGCTGCTGGATCCCCGCGTGTTCAGCAGCCTGCCGTTCACCCTCTCGACAGCGGCCATCGTGGTCGTCTCCATCGCCCTGTTCGGTTCGGTGATCCTGCTGCCGCTCTTCATCCAGGGGGTGCTGGGTGAACCCGCGTACGTCGCGGGTCTCATGCTTCTGCCCGGCGGGATCCTGTCCGGCGTTCTCGCGCCGTCGGGGGCGGCCGGGACGGCGCTGTTCATCACGCTGTTCAGCGTCGCGGTGTCTTCGGCCACGAGCGACGATCGACTGGCCGCCCTCGCGGGCGGGGTCGCCACCGCCTTCGGATTCGGCGCCGCGATCAGTGTCGTGGGCGTGGTCCTGACGGTGTTCCTCCGCACACCCGCGCGACCCGCGCGGTGA
- a CDS encoding TetR/AcrR family transcriptional regulator, which produces MSSPRTTRRPQPDLRERRRRELVRGIAAAAVELFERQGFGSTTIDDIAAEAGISRTTFFRYCATKEAAVLVDDAGLEAELIAVAKEAPERDPLAHLEQAWADMAAVFDADAEGRDRFLRVRRLMRDQPALLAAGLERDARLAAHVADALETGAGLSSLDAAAVAESFAVGMRLTFDEWVRRVDDAPTPSTPPLSSIYQDVRSALARARGGAAS; this is translated from the coding sequence ATGTCCTCACCTCGTACGACCCGCCGACCCCAGCCCGATCTTCGCGAGCGCCGACGGCGCGAACTGGTGCGGGGTATCGCGGCTGCCGCCGTCGAGCTCTTCGAACGGCAGGGATTCGGCTCGACGACGATCGACGACATCGCCGCCGAAGCGGGGATCTCGCGAACCACGTTCTTCCGCTACTGCGCCACGAAGGAAGCGGCGGTTCTCGTCGACGACGCAGGGCTCGAAGCGGAGCTGATCGCCGTGGCGAAGGAGGCGCCGGAACGAGACCCGCTCGCGCACCTCGAGCAGGCCTGGGCCGATATGGCGGCGGTCTTCGACGCTGATGCCGAGGGGCGAGATCGCTTTCTGCGCGTCCGGCGGTTGATGCGCGACCAACCCGCCCTGCTGGCGGCGGGGCTCGAGCGCGATGCGCGGTTGGCGGCGCATGTCGCGGATGCTCTGGAGACGGGGGCGGGTCTGTCCTCACTCGATGCTGCAGCGGTGGCCGAGAGCTTCGCCGTCGGGATGCGTCTCACCTTCGACGAGTGGGTGCGCCGGGTCGACGATGCCCCCACGCCGTCGACGCCCCCGCTCAGCAGCATCTATCAAGATGTCCGCTCCGCGCTCGCGCGTGCTCGCGGAGGCGCGGCGTCGTGA
- a CDS encoding helix-turn-helix transcriptional regulator produces the protein MRRVRDRMDREYAQPLDISALARGVHMSAGHLSRQFHLAYGESPYAYLMTRRIERAMALLRRGDLTVTEVCFEVGCQSLGTFSTRFTELVGVPPSVYRERGAPFRPGMLPCIARQVTRPIRNREAPR, from the coding sequence ATGCGCCGGGTGAGAGACAGGATGGACCGCGAGTACGCCCAGCCCCTCGATATCAGCGCCCTCGCCCGCGGCGTGCACATGTCGGCAGGACACCTCAGCCGCCAGTTCCACCTCGCGTACGGCGAGTCGCCGTATGCGTATCTGATGACGCGTCGCATCGAACGGGCGATGGCCCTCCTGCGTCGCGGCGATCTCACAGTGACGGAGGTCTGCTTCGAGGTCGGATGCCAATCGCTCGGCACCTTCAGCACGCGCTTCACCGAGCTGGTCGGTGTGCCTCCCAGCGTCTATCGTGAGCGCGGCGCGCCGTTCCGGCCCGGGATGCTGCCCTGCATCGCCCGGCAGGTGACCAGACCGATCAGGAATCGAGAAGCGCCGCGATGA
- a CDS encoding GAF and ANTAR domain-containing protein: MSTREDQLLHTVAALADSLVDDFDVVELLQVLIDECTMIFDIVAAGILLRGPGGELEVIVSTSERSEFVGLMQLRIGEGPCVEAVTTGQVVSVPDLSHISDRWPAFASAATESGFASMHAIPMRLRSITIGSLNLFGERIGALNEPDATAAKTLADIATISILQQRTVEESVLAQAQLQRALDSRVVIEQAKGYVAQLEGIDMEAAFHRIRAHARSTQTRLSDVADAIITGRLTV; the protein is encoded by the coding sequence ATGAGCACCCGGGAAGATCAGCTGCTGCACACCGTCGCGGCGCTGGCTGACTCGCTCGTGGACGACTTCGACGTCGTCGAGCTTCTGCAGGTGCTCATCGACGAGTGCACCATGATCTTCGACATCGTCGCCGCCGGCATCCTGCTCCGCGGGCCCGGGGGCGAGCTGGAGGTGATCGTCTCGACCAGTGAGCGCAGCGAGTTCGTGGGTCTGATGCAGCTTCGTATCGGAGAGGGACCGTGCGTCGAAGCGGTCACCACAGGTCAGGTCGTCTCGGTCCCGGATCTCTCGCACATCTCCGACCGATGGCCGGCCTTCGCCAGCGCGGCGACGGAGTCGGGGTTCGCCTCGATGCACGCCATCCCGATGCGGCTGCGAAGCATCACCATCGGATCGCTGAACCTGTTCGGCGAGCGGATCGGTGCCCTGAACGAGCCCGATGCCACGGCAGCGAAGACCCTCGCCGATATCGCGACGATCAGCATCCTCCAGCAGCGCACCGTCGAAGAATCCGTTCTCGCCCAGGCGCAGCTGCAGCGGGCTCTGGACAGCCGGGTGGTCATCGAACAGGCGAAGGGCTACGTCGCCCAGCTCGAAGGCATCGACATGGAAGCGGCGTTCCACCGGATCCGCGCCCACGCCCGCAGCACACAGACTCGTCTGAGCGACGTCGCCGACGCGATCATCACCGGCCGTCTCACCGTCTGA
- a CDS encoding VOC family protein, translating to MDITIHSSFLPHTDPEASLIFYRDVLGFEVRLDVGYEDMRWITVGPAGQPDTAIVLHPPAVGNDISDDERDMLLGVIAKGSYFGVNLATDDLDAAFERVEAAGADIVQEPIEQDYGVRDAAFRDPAGNLIRLQQRGDA from the coding sequence ATGGACATCACGATTCACTCGAGTTTCCTGCCGCACACCGACCCCGAGGCATCCCTGATCTTCTATCGCGATGTGCTCGGCTTCGAGGTCAGGCTCGACGTCGGCTATGAGGACATGCGCTGGATCACCGTCGGCCCCGCAGGCCAGCCCGACACCGCGATCGTGCTCCACCCGCCGGCCGTCGGGAACGACATCTCCGACGACGAGCGCGACATGCTGCTCGGCGTCATCGCGAAGGGGAGCTACTTCGGGGTGAATCTCGCCACGGATGACCTCGACGCCGCCTTCGAGCGCGTCGAGGCGGCGGGCGCCGACATCGTCCAAGAGCCGATCGAGCAGGACTACGGCGTCCGCGACGCGGCGTTCCGAGACCCGGCGGGCAATCTGATCCGCCTCCAGCAGAGAGGGGATGCCTGA
- a CDS encoding class I SAM-dependent methyltransferase gives MTSEFSAAFWESHWEERGDDRALPPHPALETEIADLAPGAALEAGSGEGAEAVWLAERGWKVTAVDLSARALRRAGARFSDRSFAVPIEWLHADLTTWEPIHPFDLVTTFYAHPAMAQDAFYARLSRWVAPGGALLIVGHEEAGRLDAPRDAVHSHPSTAVTAPRRILSVLDEGEWTVSTADVRERAVGIPDGGTRMLRDVVVRATRRS, from the coding sequence GTGACATCCGAGTTCAGCGCCGCGTTCTGGGAGAGTCACTGGGAGGAGCGGGGGGACGATCGCGCACTGCCGCCGCATCCTGCACTCGAGACCGAGATCGCCGACCTTGCTCCGGGTGCAGCGCTCGAGGCCGGCAGCGGTGAGGGCGCTGAAGCGGTCTGGCTCGCCGAGCGTGGGTGGAAGGTCACCGCCGTCGACCTGTCGGCACGGGCGCTGCGGCGGGCGGGGGCCCGGTTCTCCGATCGAAGCTTCGCGGTGCCCATCGAGTGGCTGCACGCAGATCTCACCACGTGGGAACCGATCCACCCGTTCGATCTGGTCACCACGTTCTACGCCCATCCCGCGATGGCGCAGGACGCCTTCTACGCCCGCCTCTCCCGCTGGGTCGCTCCCGGCGGCGCTCTGCTGATCGTCGGGCATGAAGAGGCCGGCCGGCTTGACGCTCCGCGGGACGCGGTGCACTCGCATCCGTCCACGGCCGTGACCGCTCCCCGTCGCATCCTCTCCGTCCTCGACGAGGGGGAGTGGACGGTCTCGACCGCCGACGTCCGTGAGCGCGCCGTCGGCATTCCCGATGGGGGGACTCGGATGCTGCGTGACGTCGTCGTGCGGGCGACGCGACGCTCGTGA
- a CDS encoding long-chain-fatty-acid--CoA ligase yields MSATPSSPLRDRPWLSSYAPGVPHEIDPVTETLVDLLDGAVSRYGRKVALEFFGAETRYDELGEQVSRAANALRKLGVRAGDRVALVLPNCPQHVVAFYAALRLGAIVVEHNPLYTARELRHQFEVHEAVVAIVWDKVADVVADFPRDIAPAAIVAVRMPDALPFGKRVALRLPVPAARASREAMTSTPTAKGILSWSQLVKARRLPKSHPRPALDDVALLQLTSGTTGTPKAAILSHRNLRSNAAQGRAWVPGLAEGAETFYAVLPMFHAYGLTLCLTFAISIGARIVLFPKFDVDLVVAAAKTSPPTFLPGVPPIYDALARATQRKNVDLTSIRFAISGAMSLPVPTVTRWEEATGGLLVEGYGMTETSPVALGNPIGPSRRPGTVGVPFPSTEIRVVDPDDPAVDRPIGEPGELLVRGPQVFQGYWHRPDETAAVLLEDGWLRTGDIVTVSPDGFVTVIDRVKELIITGGFNVSPSEIEGVLMMHPDVAGAAVVGMPRASGGEDVVAAVVLKDGAVFDAGSLRDFCRSHVTAYKVPKRIVEVDDLPRSQIGKVLRRVVREELLAR; encoded by the coding sequence ATGAGCGCGACCCCGTCTTCGCCCCTGCGCGACCGACCCTGGCTGAGCTCCTACGCGCCGGGGGTGCCTCACGAGATCGATCCGGTGACCGAGACACTCGTCGACCTTCTCGACGGCGCGGTGTCGCGGTACGGCAGAAAGGTCGCACTGGAGTTCTTCGGCGCCGAAACCCGGTACGACGAGCTGGGCGAGCAGGTCTCGCGGGCGGCGAACGCCCTGCGGAAGCTCGGAGTGCGGGCAGGCGATCGGGTCGCCCTGGTGCTTCCCAACTGTCCGCAGCACGTCGTGGCGTTCTACGCCGCACTGCGACTGGGGGCGATCGTGGTCGAGCACAATCCGCTCTACACCGCCCGTGAGCTGCGCCATCAGTTCGAGGTGCACGAGGCGGTCGTCGCGATCGTGTGGGACAAGGTCGCCGATGTCGTCGCCGACTTCCCGCGTGACATCGCCCCCGCGGCGATCGTCGCCGTGCGCATGCCCGATGCCCTGCCGTTCGGAAAGCGGGTGGCGCTCCGTCTGCCGGTCCCGGCGGCGCGTGCATCGCGGGAAGCGATGACGTCGACGCCGACGGCGAAGGGCATCCTGTCGTGGTCGCAGCTGGTGAAGGCCCGTCGACTGCCGAAGTCGCACCCGCGTCCTGCCCTCGACGACGTCGCACTGCTGCAACTGACCAGCGGGACGACCGGCACCCCGAAGGCGGCGATCCTCTCGCACCGGAACCTCCGGTCCAACGCCGCGCAGGGGCGTGCGTGGGTGCCGGGACTCGCCGAGGGAGCCGAGACCTTCTACGCCGTGCTGCCCATGTTCCATGCGTACGGCCTCACCCTGTGCCTCACCTTCGCGATCTCGATCGGCGCGCGGATCGTGCTGTTCCCGAAGTTCGACGTCGACCTCGTGGTCGCCGCCGCCAAGACCTCGCCGCCGACCTTCCTTCCCGGAGTTCCGCCGATCTACGACGCCCTCGCCCGGGCGACCCAACGCAAGAACGTCGATCTCACCAGCATCCGCTTCGCCATCTCCGGGGCGATGAGCCTTCCGGTGCCGACCGTGACGCGGTGGGAGGAGGCGACGGGCGGTCTTCTCGTCGAGGGCTACGGCATGACCGAGACCTCGCCTGTCGCGCTCGGCAACCCGATCGGCCCCTCGCGTCGCCCCGGCACGGTCGGGGTGCCCTTCCCCAGTACCGAGATCCGCGTCGTCGACCCGGATGATCCCGCCGTCGACCGCCCGATCGGCGAACCCGGCGAGCTGCTGGTGCGCGGGCCGCAGGTCTTCCAGGGGTACTGGCACCGGCCCGACGAGACCGCGGCGGTGCTGCTGGAGGATGGGTGGCTGCGCACCGGCGACATCGTCACCGTCTCGCCCGACGGATTCGTCACCGTCATCGACCGGGTCAAGGAACTCATCATCACGGGCGGATTCAACGTGAGCCCGAGCGAGATCGAGGGGGTGCTGATGATGCATCCGGATGTCGCCGGCGCGGCCGTCGTGGGCATGCCGCGCGCCTCCGGAGGCGAAGACGTCGTCGCAGCGGTCGTGCTGAAAGACGGCGCGGTCTTCGACGCCGGATCGCTCCGGGACTTCTGCCGGTCGCACGTCACCGCGTACAAGGTGCCCAAGCGCATCGTCGAAGTCGACGACCTGCCCCGTTCGCAGATCGGCAAGGTGCTGCGCCGCGTCGTGCGTGAGGAGCTCCTCGCCCGCTGA